The following coding sequences are from one Pseudonocardia sp. HH130630-07 window:
- a CDS encoding IS5 family transposase produces MPRTAVLTDVQWARLAPLLPSSEGRRGCPFRDDRRVIEGIIYRYRCGLPWRDVPAEFGPWQTLWKRHRRYSGDGTWDHILAALLVEADAAEVLGWAVSVDSTIIRAHQHAATLKRDTGGRIELHESARRTSRSRAGTVPRRAVDEDPPAR; encoded by the coding sequence GTGCCGCGTACCGCTGTCCTGACTGATGTCCAGTGGGCCCGTCTGGCGCCGCTGTTGCCCTCCTCCGAGGGTCGTCGCGGGTGCCCGTTCCGCGATGACCGCCGGGTGATCGAGGGGATCATCTACCGGTATCGGTGCGGGCTTCCCTGGCGCGACGTCCCAGCCGAGTTCGGGCCGTGGCAGACGTTGTGGAAGCGGCACCGCCGCTACAGCGGCGACGGCACCTGGGACCACATCCTGGCTGCTCTTCTGGTCGAGGCCGACGCCGCCGAGGTGCTCGGGTGGGCGGTCAGCGTGGACTCCACGATCATCCGTGCCCACCAGCACGCCGCGACCCTCAAGCGCGACACAGGGGGCCGGATCGAACTACACGAATCTGCTCGCCGAACCAGCAGATCACGCGCTGGGACGGTCCCGCGGAGGGCTGTCGACGAAGATCCACCAGCTCGTTGA
- a CDS encoding YunG family protein, producing MTATDALQHALHTAWSADTCHPDDRASWSADRAARGQCGTTALVVQDYLGGEVVVGKVVRDGGVLCDHWWNRVEGTELDLTASGIRPDETVVDATVVRRDHPAVAGFADQYGALRARVEDLLGSPVQLRPATAADRPGLVRIWRRAVEATHAFLTPGEVDRIEAQVRADVLPALAVTVAVRDHTPVGWIGVDGDRVEALFVDPGAHRGGVGTALLDSVVSVRPVVLLDVNEQNPGALAFYLARGFVRTGRSERDAEGRPFPVIHLRRG from the coding sequence GTGACCGCGACCGACGCCCTGCAGCATGCCCTGCACACCGCCTGGTCGGCGGACACCTGCCATCCGGACGACCGGGCGTCCTGGTCGGCCGACCGAGCCGCCCGCGGCCAGTGCGGCACCACCGCGCTCGTTGTGCAGGACTACCTGGGCGGCGAGGTCGTCGTCGGGAAGGTCGTCCGGGACGGCGGAGTGCTCTGCGACCACTGGTGGAACCGGGTCGAGGGGACCGAGCTGGACCTGACCGCCTCCGGCATCCGTCCGGACGAGACGGTCGTGGACGCGACCGTCGTGCGGCGCGACCACCCGGCCGTCGCCGGTTTCGCCGACCAGTACGGCGCGCTGCGGGCCCGGGTCGAGGATCTCCTCGGGTCGCCGGTGCAGCTCCGCCCGGCGACCGCGGCCGACCGGCCCGGTCTCGTCCGGATCTGGCGCCGCGCGGTCGAGGCCACCCACGCGTTCCTGACCCCGGGCGAGGTCGACCGGATCGAGGCGCAGGTGCGCGCCGACGTGCTGCCGGCGCTGGCGGTCACCGTCGCCGTCCGGGACCACACGCCGGTCGGCTGGATCGGCGTGGACGGCGATCGGGTCGAGGCGTTGTTCGTCGATCCCGGTGCGCACCGCGGCGGCGTCGGGACGGCCCTGCTGGACTCCGTCGTGTCCGTGCGGCCGGTGGTGCTGCTCGACGTGAACGAGCAGAATCCCGGTGCGCTCGCGTTCTACCTGGCACGCGGGTTCGTGCGCACCGGCCGGTCGGAGCGCGACGCCGAGGGCCGCCCCTTCCCGGTGATCCACCTCCGGCGCGGCTGA
- a CDS encoding IS5 family transposase — protein MLAEPADHALGRSRGGLSTKIHQLVDGHGRPLVVLLGPGQGGDSPMFPHLMARLSIARPGPGRPRTRPERVRADKAYSSRAIRRHLRERRIIAVIPEPSDQQGHRKRRGSRGGRPPAFDPVDYRNRNVVECGFCHVKQWRGLATRYDKLALTFRGGAVLKAIVTWLRALGDTP, from the coding sequence CTGCTCGCCGAACCAGCAGATCACGCGCTGGGACGGTCCCGCGGAGGGCTGTCGACGAAGATCCACCAGCTCGTTGACGGGCACGGCCGCCCGCTGGTGGTCCTCCTCGGCCCCGGCCAGGGCGGCGACTCGCCAATGTTTCCGCACCTGATGGCGCGCCTGAGCATCGCCCGACCGGGCCCGGGACGACCCCGGACCCGGCCTGAACGCGTGCGCGCGGACAAGGCCTACTCCTCACGCGCGATCCGCCGGCACCTGCGCGAGCGCCGGATCATCGCTGTCATTCCGGAGCCCTCTGACCAGCAGGGACACCGCAAACGACGGGGCTCACGCGGTGGCCGACCGCCCGCATTCGATCCGGTCGACTACCGAAACCGCAACGTCGTCGAGTGCGGGTTCTGCCACGTCAAGCAGTGGCGCGGGCTGGCCACCCGTTACGACAAGCTCGCCCTGACCTTCCGCGGCGGCGCCGTCCTGAAGGCGATCGTCACCTGGCTCCGCGCATTGGGAGACACACCCTAG
- a CDS encoding DinB family protein, with amino-acid sequence MTDPVREQFDLTWSLAEYHLDRLTDDDLTWVPAPLHWTVHEGPDGLLRPDLSTDLAEPDPVPAPTVAWIAWHLLWWWGTALDELTGVPRRERDDVVCPRTADGVGAALRALAAAWSDALDGAAGPRRDEPVGFPWPEGRTVAALVAWAHAELMKNVAELGQLRLLRAAGASGHGTVSR; translated from the coding sequence GTGACCGATCCCGTCCGCGAGCAGTTCGACCTGACCTGGTCGCTCGCCGAGTACCACCTCGACCGGCTGACCGACGACGACCTGACGTGGGTACCGGCCCCGCTGCACTGGACGGTGCACGAGGGCCCGGACGGCCTGCTGCGGCCGGACCTGTCCACCGACCTCGCCGAGCCCGACCCGGTCCCGGCGCCGACCGTCGCCTGGATCGCCTGGCACCTGCTGTGGTGGTGGGGCACCGCGCTCGACGAGCTGACCGGTGTGCCGCGCCGGGAGCGCGACGACGTCGTCTGCCCGCGCACCGCCGACGGCGTGGGTGCCGCGCTGCGCGCGCTCGCCGCCGCCTGGTCGGACGCGCTCGACGGCGCGGCCGGACCACGCCGGGACGAGCCGGTCGGCTTCCCCTGGCCCGAGGGACGGACCGTCGCGGCTCTCGTCGCCTGGGCCCACGCCGAGCTGATGAAGAACGTGGCCGAGCTGGGGCAGCTGCGCCTGCTCCGCGCCGCCGGGGCGAGCGGCCACGGGACGGTGTCCCGGTGA
- a CDS encoding Bax inhibitor-1/YccA family protein, with protein sequence MRSTSNPAFRNLPTQQGGYATFDRSGGGMMGGGAAFAGAQSSSVDPSMATQETGRPITIDDIVQKTAISAGLALLTGTLTMLSGLAILALPAFLVGLVVSLIVIFKQKPSAPLTLTYSGAMGVALGGVSSMFPGIALQAVMGTAGVFFGMLVIYKTGAVKVTPRFTKWIMGAMIGVVVLMLGNLVASFFTDGGFGLRDGGPWAILFSLVVIGVAAFSLLLDFDAADNAVRSGVPAKYSWYIAFGLMTTIVWLYIEIFRLLSYFQGD encoded by the coding sequence GTGCGCTCCACGAGCAACCCGGCGTTCCGCAACCTGCCCACCCAGCAGGGCGGCTACGCCACGTTCGACCGCTCCGGCGGCGGCATGATGGGCGGTGGAGCCGCGTTCGCCGGTGCCCAGTCGTCATCCGTCGACCCGAGCATGGCGACCCAGGAGACGGGTCGCCCGATCACGATCGACGACATCGTCCAGAAGACCGCGATCAGCGCCGGTCTGGCGCTGCTGACCGGCACCCTGACCATGCTGTCGGGTCTGGCGATCCTGGCGCTCCCGGCGTTCCTCGTCGGGCTCGTCGTGTCGCTGATCGTCATCTTCAAGCAGAAGCCCAGTGCGCCGCTGACGCTGACGTACTCCGGTGCGATGGGTGTCGCGCTCGGCGGCGTCTCCTCGATGTTCCCGGGGATCGCGCTGCAGGCCGTCATGGGCACCGCCGGGGTGTTCTTCGGCATGCTGGTCATCTACAAGACCGGCGCCGTGAAGGTCACGCCGAGGTTCACCAAGTGGATCATGGGCGCGATGATCGGTGTCGTCGTCCTGATGCTGGGCAACCTGGTCGCGAGCTTCTTCACCGACGGCGGGTTCGGCCTGCGCGACGGTGGCCCGTGGGCCATCCTGTTCAGCCTCGTCGTGATCGGTGTGGCGGCGTTCAGCCTGCTGCTCGACTTCGACGCGGCGGACAACGCGGTGCGCTCGGGCGTGCCGGCGAAGTACTCCTGGTACATCGCCTTCGGCCTGATGACCACGATCGTCTGGCTCTACATCGAGATCTTCCGCCTGCTGAGCTACTTCCAGGGCGACTGA
- a CDS encoding dihydrofolate reductase family protein, with product MGRLRYTVIMSLDGYLTDADGRYDWAMPDDEVVAHVTARESSADTHLYGRRMYTEMRGWEDVTDGRPGPDLDFARGWRAADKIVYSTSLPGVTTARTRLERTFDPVAVRALVDALPGDASISGPTLAAEALRQGIVDDIELYVVPVLVGGGLRALPYGARYGLEPVEQHRFGNGFVLLHYRRTG from the coding sequence ATGGGACGCCTGCGCTACACCGTGATCATGTCGCTCGACGGCTACCTGACCGACGCCGACGGCCGCTACGACTGGGCGATGCCCGACGACGAGGTCGTCGCCCACGTCACCGCCCGGGAGAGCTCGGCCGACACGCACCTCTACGGGCGCCGGATGTACACCGAGATGCGCGGCTGGGAGGACGTCACCGACGGGCGTCCCGGTCCCGACCTGGACTTCGCCCGCGGCTGGCGGGCCGCGGACAAGATCGTGTACTCCACGTCGCTGCCCGGGGTGACCACCGCGCGCACGCGGCTGGAGCGCACGTTCGACCCGGTCGCGGTCCGCGCCCTCGTCGACGCCCTCCCGGGCGACGCGTCGATCTCCGGCCCGACCCTGGCCGCGGAGGCCCTGCGGCAGGGGATCGTCGACGACATCGAGCTCTACGTCGTGCCGGTGCTCGTCGGAGGCGGGCTGCGGGCCCTGCCGTACGGGGCGCGGTACGGGCTGGAGCCGGTCGAGCAGCACCGGTTCGGCAACGGGTTCGTGCTGCTGCACTACCGGCGCACGGGCTGA
- the prcB gene encoding proteasome subunit beta, with the protein MTGPSFLEQLRLHAPGALPASLPRDPGQRVPADLGAGLHTPHGTTIIAFTWADGVLLAGDRRATSGNLIAQKDLVKVMAIDGTSAAGFAGSVGHALLMLQLFAVEVEQYEKVEGAPISQDGKIRRLSTVVRENLPAAMQGFVALPLFVGYDPADPDPARIVTFDPSGSVARNRSGYTGIGSGSSFAEASLKKRHRPDVDRAGAVSLAVNALWDAADDDTATAGPDLVRGLFPTIVTVTTAGTEEIPEPEVRAATETMLADRARRPGG; encoded by the coding sequence ATGACCGGTCCGTCGTTCCTGGAACAGCTCCGGCTGCACGCCCCCGGCGCACTGCCCGCGAGCCTGCCGCGCGATCCCGGCCAGCGGGTCCCGGCGGATCTCGGTGCCGGGCTGCACACCCCGCACGGCACCACCATCATCGCGTTCACCTGGGCCGACGGCGTGCTGCTCGCCGGTGACCGGCGGGCGACCTCGGGCAACCTCATCGCGCAGAAGGACCTCGTGAAGGTCATGGCGATCGACGGCACCTCGGCCGCCGGGTTCGCCGGGTCGGTCGGGCACGCGTTGCTCATGCTGCAGCTGTTCGCCGTCGAGGTCGAGCAGTACGAGAAGGTCGAGGGCGCCCCGATCAGCCAGGACGGCAAGATCCGGCGGCTGTCGACCGTCGTCCGGGAGAACCTGCCCGCGGCGATGCAGGGCTTCGTCGCACTGCCGCTGTTCGTCGGCTACGACCCCGCGGACCCCGATCCGGCCCGGATCGTCACGTTCGACCCCTCGGGCAGCGTCGCGCGCAACCGGTCCGGTTACACCGGCATCGGCTCCGGCTCGTCCTTCGCCGAGGCGTCGCTGAAGAAGCGGCACCGGCCCGACGTCGACCGGGCCGGTGCGGTCTCGCTCGCGGTGAACGCCCTGTGGGACGCCGCGGACGACGACACCGCCACCGCCGGTCCCGACCTGGTCCGCGGGCTGTTCCCGACGATCGTCACGGTCACGACGGCGGGGACCGAGGAGATCCCCGAGCCCGAGGTGCGCGCCGCCACCGAGACGATGCTCGCGGACCGGGCCCGGCGCCCCGGCGGCTGA
- a CDS encoding class I SAM-dependent DNA methyltransferase yields the protein MTFTPMDFDPWRSFGPDVAARYDDVPRGDEDAAVARLAGLAGDGPVLEFAIGTGRLALPLARRGLRVDGVEQSAAMIEQLRARPGGEEIGITAGDMAEVTLPDRYPLVFVAFNSLMNLVTQDGQVRCVENAARHLTGDGVLVVELVCPDPMYRLEQRSGVDQYTHVAGLSGEQVHLDVGRYDRVTQRVDKTHVRIGDHGISRDPLALRYVWPSELDLMARLAGLELRERHGGWSGEPFTARSELHVSVYGRA from the coding sequence GTGACCTTCACCCCGATGGACTTCGACCCGTGGCGCAGCTTCGGCCCGGACGTCGCCGCCCGGTACGACGACGTGCCGCGCGGCGACGAGGACGCGGCGGTCGCCCGGCTCGCCGGTCTCGCGGGCGACGGGCCGGTACTGGAGTTCGCGATCGGCACCGGCCGGCTCGCCCTCCCGCTGGCCCGCCGCGGACTGCGGGTCGACGGCGTCGAGCAGTCGGCGGCGATGATCGAGCAGCTGCGCGCCCGGCCCGGTGGCGAGGAGATCGGGATCACCGCCGGGGACATGGCGGAGGTGACCCTGCCGGACCGGTACCCGCTGGTGTTCGTCGCGTTCAACTCCCTGATGAACCTGGTGACCCAGGACGGCCAGGTCCGCTGCGTCGAGAACGCCGCCCGGCACCTGACCGGCGACGGCGTGCTCGTCGTCGAGCTGGTCTGCCCGGACCCGATGTACCGGCTGGAGCAGCGTTCCGGGGTCGACCAGTACACCCACGTCGCGGGGCTGTCCGGGGAGCAGGTGCACCTCGACGTCGGCCGCTACGACCGGGTGACCCAGCGGGTGGACAAGACGCACGTCCGGATCGGCGACCACGGGATCTCCCGGGACCCGCTCGCACTGCGGTACGTGTGGCCGAGCGAGCTGGACCTGATGGCCCGGCTCGCCGGGCTGGAGCTGCGCGAGCGGCACGGCGGCTGGTCGGGCGAGCCGTTCACCGCTCGCAGCGAGCTGCACGTGTCGGTCTACGGCCGGGCCTGA
- a CDS encoding DUF397 domain-containing protein produces MSHPNGTRAADLGPVTWRRPAGAHADGESVEFAVLDDGQVAVRNSADPEGPVLVYTPAEISAFVDGAKKGEFDDMVGGTD; encoded by the coding sequence GTGAGCCACCCCAACGGCACCCGCGCCGCCGATCTCGGCCCCGTCACCTGGCGGCGTCCCGCCGGGGCGCACGCGGACGGCGAGAGCGTGGAGTTCGCCGTGCTGGACGACGGCCAGGTCGCCGTCCGCAACTCGGCCGACCCCGAGGGGCCGGTGCTCGTCTACACCCCGGCGGAGATCTCGGCGTTCGTCGACGGCGCCAAGAAGGGCGAGTTCGACGACATGGTCGGCGGGACGGACTGA
- a CDS encoding NAD(P)H-dependent flavin oxidoreductase — MDARERARTFGTRFGMSVPVLEAPMAGACPPELAAAVAGAGGMGAAGVVNDSPERIAEWVRRYRELAGPAPLQLNLWVPDPPDGRSTDPAEEFLAGFGGTPAPPPGPGPDVAEQFAAVLAARPTAVSTIMGLLTPDEVAAVHDAGVAWFATASTRTDALAAEAAGADVVVAQAMEAGGHRGTVDPAAAEHTAVGLFALLPWIADAVSVPVVAAGAVADGRALAAALTLGASAVQVGTALLRTPEAGIDAGWSAALDGLAPEDTVTTRAYSGRLARGVPTDFVRAWARPGAPSPAPYPQQRMLVGRYRAGEPGGVDRVNHWAGQAAARAGTGPAGEIVDRMWRTADRLLPG; from the coding sequence GTGGACGCGCGCGAACGGGCGAGGACCTTCGGCACCCGGTTCGGGATGTCGGTGCCGGTGCTGGAGGCGCCGATGGCGGGCGCGTGCCCGCCGGAACTGGCCGCCGCCGTCGCCGGGGCCGGTGGCATGGGCGCGGCCGGGGTCGTGAACGACTCCCCGGAGCGGATCGCGGAGTGGGTGCGTCGCTACCGCGAGCTGGCCGGACCGGCGCCGCTGCAGCTGAACCTGTGGGTCCCGGACCCGCCGGACGGGCGGTCCACGGACCCGGCCGAGGAGTTCCTGGCCGGTTTCGGCGGGACACCGGCGCCGCCGCCCGGCCCCGGCCCGGACGTCGCGGAGCAGTTCGCCGCGGTCCTCGCGGCCCGGCCGACCGCGGTGTCGACGATCATGGGCCTGCTGACCCCGGATGAGGTGGCGGCCGTGCACGACGCGGGCGTCGCCTGGTTCGCCACCGCGTCCACCCGGACCGACGCGCTCGCGGCCGAGGCGGCCGGGGCGGATGTCGTCGTCGCACAGGCCATGGAGGCCGGCGGACACCGCGGCACCGTCGACCCGGCGGCGGCCGAGCACACCGCGGTCGGGCTGTTCGCGCTGCTGCCGTGGATCGCCGATGCCGTGTCCGTGCCGGTCGTGGCCGCCGGAGCCGTCGCCGACGGCCGGGCACTCGCCGCCGCGCTGACCCTCGGCGCGAGCGCGGTGCAGGTCGGGACGGCGCTGCTGCGCACCCCCGAGGCCGGGATCGACGCCGGCTGGTCGGCGGCCCTCGACGGCCTCGCCCCCGAGGACACCGTCACCACCCGGGCGTACTCCGGCCGGCTCGCCCGCGGCGTCCCGACCGACTTCGTGCGGGCCTGGGCCCGGCCGGGGGCGCCGTCCCCGGCGCCCTACCCGCAGCAGCGGATGCTCGTCGGCCGGTACCGGGCCGGCGAACCCGGTGGCGTCGACCGGGTGAACCACTGGGCCGGGCAGGCGGCCGCCCGCGCGGGGACCGGGCCGGCCGGGGAGATCGTGGACCGGATGTGGCGGACGGCCGACCGGTTGCTGCCCGGCTGA
- a CDS encoding dihydrofolate reductase family protein codes for MKVVLQEFLSADGVSQGPGAPDEDTSDGFTAGGWLVPHLDAEFERITTGWLAGADAFLFGRRTYENFARDWPGMTGHPNAAILNGLPKYVASQSLTRADWGPVTILSGDVPARVADLRRAPGRELQIHGSSRLGRSLLAAGVVDELRLAVAPVVVGSGRRLFPEDGAPAGLRLRHSSATPAGVVVQVYELTAPARSRTYSEADWGSGSP; via the coding sequence ATGAAGGTGGTTCTGCAGGAGTTCCTGTCGGCCGACGGTGTGTCGCAGGGACCCGGTGCACCGGACGAGGACACCAGCGACGGGTTCACCGCGGGCGGCTGGCTGGTGCCGCACCTGGATGCCGAGTTCGAGCGGATCACGACCGGCTGGCTGGCGGGGGCCGACGCGTTCCTGTTCGGCCGGCGCACCTACGAGAACTTCGCCCGGGACTGGCCGGGCATGACCGGCCACCCGAACGCGGCGATCCTCAACGGCCTGCCGAAGTACGTCGCATCGCAGAGCCTGACGCGGGCGGACTGGGGGCCGGTCACGATCCTCTCCGGGGACGTGCCGGCCCGGGTGGCCGATCTGCGTCGTGCACCCGGCCGGGAGCTGCAGATCCACGGCAGTTCCCGGCTCGGCCGGTCCCTGCTGGCGGCCGGGGTGGTGGACGAGCTGCGGCTCGCGGTGGCGCCGGTGGTCGTGGGCAGCGGGCGGCGGCTCTTCCCGGAGGACGGTGCTCCGGCCGGTCTGCGTCTGCGGCACAGCTCGGCGACACCGGCCGGAGTCGTGGTGCAGGTCTACGAGCTGACGGCGCCCGCGCGGTCCCGGACGTACTCCGAGGCGGACTGGGGAAGCGGCTCGCCCTGA
- a CDS encoding pyridoxamine 5'-phosphate oxidase family protein, protein MDGSGREIERRLREDRVVWLSTVRPDGRPHVTPVWFVFDDDVWWIGCARHSVKARNVGACPQVALALEGGDAPVVAEGRAVLWTTGFPAAVVGAFARKYGGWDVATDDGTGPRVLVEVPTERWLLRGVAG, encoded by the coding sequence GTGGACGGATCCGGGCGGGAGATCGAGCGTCGGCTGCGCGAGGACCGGGTCGTGTGGTTGTCGACCGTCCGTCCGGACGGGCGGCCGCACGTCACGCCGGTGTGGTTCGTGTTCGACGACGACGTCTGGTGGATCGGGTGCGCCCGGCACTCGGTGAAGGCACGCAACGTGGGTGCCTGCCCGCAGGTGGCGCTGGCGCTGGAGGGCGGCGACGCGCCGGTCGTCGCCGAGGGCCGGGCCGTCCTGTGGACCACCGGGTTCCCGGCCGCCGTCGTCGGCGCGTTCGCCCGCAAGTACGGCGGGTGGGACGTGGCGACCGACGACGGGACGGGCCCGCGCGTGCTCGTCGAGGTGCCCACCGAGCGGTGGCTGCTCCGCGGGGTCGCAGGCTAG
- a CDS encoding FMN-binding negative transcriptional regulator has product MYVPSAFAPDDAAVQQLLARPGAADLVTHGPDGLDATLLPFVHDPGTGTLLGHFARTNEHWRRADGRPGLVIVRGPDSYVSPSWYASKAEHGRVVPTWNYVTAHLHGTVTVHDDGDWLADVVRRLTDLHESGRDEPWTVDDAPERFVRGQLRAIVGVEFRIERIEAKFKLSQNRPAADIDGVVAGLRADGDEAGARMVAAHRP; this is encoded by the coding sequence GTGTACGTACCGTCCGCCTTCGCCCCCGACGACGCGGCCGTGCAGCAGCTGCTCGCCCGTCCGGGCGCCGCCGATCTCGTCACCCACGGCCCGGACGGCCTGGACGCGACGCTGTTGCCGTTCGTCCACGACCCGGGCACCGGCACGCTGCTCGGGCACTTCGCCCGCACCAACGAGCACTGGCGGCGGGCCGACGGCCGACCGGGGCTGGTCATCGTGCGCGGGCCGGACTCCTACGTCAGCCCGTCCTGGTACGCGTCGAAGGCCGAGCACGGCCGCGTCGTCCCGACCTGGAACTACGTCACCGCGCACCTGCACGGCACGGTCACGGTGCACGACGACGGCGACTGGCTGGCCGACGTCGTCCGCCGGCTGACCGACCTGCACGAGTCCGGGCGGGACGAGCCGTGGACGGTGGACGACGCCCCGGAGCGGTTCGTGCGGGGACAGCTGCGGGCGATCGTCGGCGTCGAGTTCCGGATCGAGCGGATCGAGGCGAAGTTCAAGCTGAGCCAGAACCGGCCGGCGGCCGACATCGACGGCGTCGTCGCCGGGCTGCGGGCCGACGGTGACGAGGCGGGCGCCCGGATGGTCGCCGCGCACCGCCCCTGA
- a CDS encoding acetyl-CoA C-acetyltransferase, which translates to MPEAVIVAAARSPIGRANKGSLAGMRPDDLTVQMVRAALDQVPALDPGEIDDLMLGCGLPGGEQGNNMARIVAVQLGYDALPGTTITRYCSSSLQTTRMALHAIRAGEGDVFVSAGVETVSRFSRGTSDSWPDTHNPLFADAEARTRATAESGAGSWTDPREQDLLPDAYIAMGQTAENLARAKDVSREEMDRFAAQSQNRAEKAIADGFFEREITPVTLPDGTVVRTDDGPRAGTTYDKLAELKPVFRPDGRITAGNACPLNDGAAALVVMSDMKAEQLGITPLARVVSTGVTGLSPEIMGYGPVAASIQALDRAGLTMDDIDLVEINEAFAAQVLPSARDLGIDEAKLNVHGGAIALGHPFGMTGARITTTLLNGLRSTGGRYGLETMCVGGGQGMAMVLERLS; encoded by the coding sequence GGGTTCCCTGGCCGGGATGCGCCCGGACGACCTGACCGTGCAGATGGTGCGTGCCGCGCTCGACCAGGTCCCCGCCCTGGACCCGGGCGAGATCGACGACCTGATGCTCGGCTGCGGCCTGCCCGGCGGTGAGCAGGGCAACAACATGGCCCGGATCGTCGCCGTGCAGCTCGGCTACGACGCGCTCCCCGGCACGACGATCACCCGGTACTGCTCGTCGTCGCTGCAGACCACCCGGATGGCGCTGCACGCGATCCGGGCCGGGGAGGGTGACGTGTTCGTCTCGGCCGGGGTCGAGACGGTGTCCCGGTTCTCCCGCGGCACCTCGGACTCCTGGCCGGACACGCACAACCCACTGTTCGCCGACGCCGAGGCCCGGACCAGGGCGACCGCCGAGTCCGGCGCCGGGTCCTGGACCGACCCGCGCGAGCAGGACCTGCTGCCGGACGCCTACATCGCGATGGGCCAGACCGCGGAGAACCTGGCCCGGGCCAAGGACGTGTCCCGGGAGGAGATGGACCGGTTCGCGGCGCAGTCGCAGAACCGGGCGGAGAAGGCCATCGCGGACGGCTTCTTCGAGCGCGAGATCACCCCGGTCACGCTGCCGGACGGCACGGTCGTCCGCACCGACGACGGCCCGCGCGCCGGCACCACCTACGACAAGCTCGCCGAGCTCAAGCCGGTCTTCCGCCCGGACGGCCGGATCACCGCGGGCAACGCCTGCCCGCTCAACGACGGTGCGGCCGCGCTGGTGGTCATGTCGGACATGAAGGCCGAGCAGCTGGGCATCACCCCGCTGGCGCGGGTCGTCTCCACCGGTGTCACCGGGCTCTCCCCGGAGATCATGGGCTACGGCCCGGTGGCCGCCTCGATCCAGGCGCTGGACCGGGCCGGGCTGACGATGGACGACATCGACCTGGTCGAGATCAACGAGGCGTTCGCGGCGCAGGTCCTCCCGAGCGCTCGTGACCTGGGCATCGACGAGGCGAAGCTGAACGTGCACGGCGGCGCGATCGCGCTGGGGCACCCGTTCGGCATGACCGGTGCCCGGATCACGACGACCCTGCTCAACGGCCTGCGCAGCACCGGCGGCCGGTACGGGCTGGAGACTATGTGCGTCGGCGGCGGGCAGGGTATGGCGATGGTGCTCGAGCGCCTGTCCTGA
- a CDS encoding phosphotransferase: protein MTGSVSPSDRARRRAAAVDAAVGAARELGLAVTGAKVLHDLFSVVVRLDPAPVVVRVPTVLPSPVDLDALAARQHSELDVAQWLAGHGTPVLEPSDLVPRVPVQRDGLSMTFWRYAEEVAGHEPDYVANAASIPRLHAALRDYPGPLTFLSSAEPWWVDRALAGLGDRPDLLPAADLDRARREWTALGPWVRSQAAFETRFPGAALQPVHGDAPAANVFAGVDGDRYADFELVTLGPVEWDMATLGPVFGRAYDDAARQRGMRPLDPGVLAFTDAVGRLRALATLLLVPQLPELAGYLAPAVDAWRATPFAGGAAG from the coding sequence GTGACCGGGTCCGTCTCCCCCTCCGACCGGGCCCGGCGCCGGGCGGCCGCGGTCGACGCGGCGGTCGGTGCCGCCCGCGAGCTCGGGCTCGCCGTGACCGGCGCGAAGGTGCTGCACGACCTGTTCTCGGTGGTCGTCCGGCTCGATCCGGCGCCGGTGGTCGTCCGGGTGCCCACGGTGCTGCCGTCCCCGGTCGATCTCGACGCGCTGGCGGCCCGGCAGCACTCGGAGCTGGACGTGGCGCAGTGGCTCGCCGGACACGGCACGCCGGTGCTCGAACCGAGCGATCTCGTCCCGCGGGTACCCGTGCAGCGCGACGGCCTGTCGATGACCTTCTGGCGCTACGCCGAGGAGGTCGCCGGGCACGAGCCGGACTACGTGGCCAACGCGGCGTCGATCCCCCGGCTGCACGCCGCGCTGCGCGACTACCCGGGCCCGCTGACGTTCCTGTCCTCGGCCGAGCCGTGGTGGGTCGACCGGGCACTGGCCGGGCTCGGCGACCGCCCGGACCTGCTCCCGGCGGCCGACCTCGACCGTGCCCGCCGGGAGTGGACGGCGCTGGGGCCGTGGGTGCGCTCCCAGGCGGCCTTCGAGACGCGGTTCCCAGGCGCCGCGCTGCAGCCGGTGCACGGCGACGCACCGGCCGCGAACGTCTTCGCCGGTGTCGACGGCGACCGGTACGCCGACTTCGAGCTCGTCACCCTGGGCCCGGTCGAGTGGGACATGGCCACCCTCGGCCCGGTGTTCGGCCGGGCGTACGACGACGCCGCGCGGCAGCGCGGGATGCGCCCGCTGGATCCCGGCGTGCTCGCGTTCACCGACGCCGTCGGCCGGTTGCGCGCGCTCGCGACGCTGCTGCTGGTCCCCCAGCTACCGGAGCTCGCGGGGTACCTCGCCCCGGCGGTCGACGCCTGGCGGGCGACGCCGTTCGCCGGCGGGGCGGCCGGGTGA